One Diabrotica virgifera virgifera chromosome 3, PGI_DIABVI_V3a genomic window carries:
- the LOC126881839 gene encoding uncharacterized protein LOC126881839, giving the protein MHVNVLMGFLLFFVVFVSSAEEKKCRMCPLSKRFSPKIENEIESTYDETCECRIPLFYDEINKTCVNLKDCPIVKELNNIQENPLTIFSQVFDTEDFMSLLNGDAFILCKVALVDTGILTEEDMRELVDSKEGRIIKAALQQHIGSVFLNYSTITNIIFNPFVRKNPTILKKCGSDDMCITEYFIKRHQKLMKLISEDFMVNLSMGFNNLGVHLKECFEVECEEDECKFVKFILILLDSIEE; this is encoded by the coding sequence AATGTCGAATGTGTCCACTTTCAAAGAGATTCTCCccaaaaattgaaaatgaaattgAGAGTACATATGATGAGACTTGTGAATGTAGAATCCCATTATTTTATGATGAAATCAATAAAACTTGCGTCAATTTAAAAGACTGTCCAATCGTAAAAGAGCTAAACAACATCCAGGAGAACCCTTTAACGATTTTTAGTCAGGTTTTTGACACGGAAGATTTCATGAGTCTTCTTAATGGAGATGCATTTATACTATGTAAAGTAGCTCTTGTGGACACTGGAATATTAACAGAGGAAGATATGAGAGAACTTGTAGATTCGAAAGAAGGAAGAATAATTAAAGCAGCTTTGCAGCAACATATAGGTTCTGTATTTTTAAACTACTCAACTATAACTAATATAATATTTAATCCATTCGTAAGAAAAAATCCaaccattttgaaaaaatgcggTTCCGATGACATGTGCATAACTGAATACTTCATAAAGAGACATCAGAAACTGATGAAGCTAATTTCTGAAGATTTCATGGTTAATCTCTCTATGGGATTTAACAATTTAGGTGTTCATCTTAAAGAATGCTTTGAAGTCGAATGCGAGGAAGATGAATGTAAATTtgttaaatttatactaatactTTTAGATTCAATTGAAGAATAG